The DNA sequence GTGGCCTCCGGCGAGGTTCTGAGCGACGAGGGTGGCGGTCATCAGACCATCCTCTCAGCCGCCGGACGAGCGACTGTCAGCCGACTGCCTGGAAGAACATCGTGAGCCAGAACACGAGAAACAAGCCGTGAGTGAGCGTGCCCAGCACCCCAATAACCATGGCCCAACGCGCGAGTCCCCGTCCCGTCTCCGAGTTCCGCGGGTCGTCGAGCTGTCGGCGCGCGAAGACGGACAGGATGAGACCGGCGAGCGGCATCACAAACGCGGCGATGAAGGCGATGAGCGCGAGCGTGTTTGTTCGCGGCGCGGTGTCAACGTGGGTCACGAGTTCACCGTAGCGCCCACTGCCCCAGCGCGGCCACGCTCTGAGAGCGTCAGTCCCAGTCGAGGTACTCCTCGATGATCACACCGGTCTCGATCGGGTGATGCATGGGGAAGAGGTGGTCTCCGGCGATGGTCTTGATGCTGGAGCGGTCGGGCACGCTCGCCTGCAGCGCTTCGGCGTTCGCGGGCGGGGTGTCGGTGTCTTCCGTGCCCTGCACGATCAGCACGGGGATCGCCGGTGCGACGGGGATGTCGATGTCCTCCACGCCGAGCAGCAGCAGGCCGTTCGCGCGGTCGGTGTGAGCGGCGACGAGGGCGCGGGCGATCGTGCCGCCGAACCCGTGACCGCCGACCCAGGTGTCGTCGATGCCGACGTGGTCGATCACGGCGACGGCATCCTCGACGCGGTCCTCGAGAGTCGCGTCGCCTGCACGGTGTCCGATGCGCAGCACGTGGAAGCCCGCCTCTTCGGCGAGGTAGTGCGCGGCGACACCCAGCACGTCGGCGGCGAGCCCCTGCTCCTGGATGAGGACCAGCTTGACCGGACCGTCGCCCTCGTCGGCGAACGGGATCGCGCGGCCGTCGGGCTCGAAGATCTGGGTGTCGGTCATGGGCGTGGTTCTCCTCGTGCCGTCTCAGTGGGTGACGAGGGGCTCGCGGCGACGCGCTCGTCCGTCGCCGTCATCCCTCGTCCTCCAGCGTATCCCGCTCACTCGCGCAGAGCGGATCTCCCTCGACGTGCGATCTCCTGCCACAGGTGAGCGATCGTGGCAGCGCCCTGCAGCAGCATCCTCACGTCCACGCTCTCGTCGCTGGCGTGCCAGTGGTCTTCGGGCAGGCCCGTGCCGAGGAACGAGACAGGCGCGTCGAGTTCGCGAGAGAGCAGCTCCGCGGGTCCGCCCCCGGCGTTGCCCATGCGACCACGGACCTCCGTCCCGTACCCCCGCGCGAGGGCGAGTTCGAGAGCGTCGAGCATCGCGCCGCGCGGGGCGGTGTACGGCTCTTGCGCGATGCGCTCGTCGACCGTCAGCTCGTACGCGGCGCCGGTCGGCATCGCCGCGGCGACGTACTCGCGGAGACGGTCGGCGATGTCGTGGTTGCGCTGGTCGGGAACCGTCCGGATGCTGAGCGAGGCCGTCGCCTCCCGCGGGATCACCGAGCGCTCGATGCCCGTCGGATCGCCTGCGAGCAGCGAGATCACCTCGACGGCCGGTCGCACCCAGAGGCGCTCGGGCACCGTGTACCCCGCCTCGCCCGTGACCACGCGCGTCTCGCTGCGCTCAAGCCAGACGTCCTCGTCGAACGGAAGCTCGCCCAGCTCTCGACGCCGGTCAGGTGACACAGCGGCGACGCCGTCATAGAAGCCGGGGATCGCGATCCGATCCGAGTCGTCGTGCATGCCCGCGAGGATGCGCGCCAGGACCAGCGACGGATTCAGGGTGACCCCAGATGCGACCCCGCTGTGCACGTCGCGTTCGGGTCCCATCACGGTCAGCGTGGCTGTCAGGGTGCCGCGCATCGAGGTCACGGGAGCCGGCGCGTCATCGCGCCACTGGATCGTGTCGGAGAAGACGATCGCGTCGCAGCCCAACCGGTCGCGGTGCTCACGCAGCAGTGCTTCGAGGTTCGGCGAGCCGATCTCCTCCTCGCCGTCGATGAGCAGTTTCACGTTCAGAGGCAGCTCGCCGCAGGCGTCGAACGCCCGCAGGCCCCAGACGTGCGCGAGCACCTGCCCCTTCGCGTCGGACGCCCCGCGCCCGTAGAGACGTCCGTCGCGGAGCACGGCGGTGAACGGCTCGGTCTCGCTCCACTCCTCCGGCTTCGCGTGCCGCACGTCGTGATGGCTGTAGACGAGGATCGTCGGCGCCTCGGGGTCGACCAGTCTCTCGCCGAACACCGCGAAGGAATCCCCCGTCGGCAGCAACGTCGTCTCGAGCCCAGCGTCACGCATCTCGCCGGCGATCCAGTGCGCAGATCGCGTCATGTCCATCCGACGGTCGGGATCCGCCGACACGGAGGGGATCATCACCCAGGCGGAGAGCCGATCGACGATGTCGCCTGCGGCATCCTCCAGGTACGAAGCGAACCCGTCGCTGGCCCGGTCGTCTGCCGCGCGCGGTTCCGTGTCGTCCATGCGGCCACCCTGGCCCTCTGCCGTTCCCCGCGCTTCGGGCTTGACGCGGGGCGGCGGACACCGCTACAGGAGCACGGAGAAGCAGTCGACGGGCGGGCGCGCGATTGTCGCAGGGATGGGCGGATCTGGAAACCCCCCTCGTGATCCGGGGTCACGAGCGTTGCATGGCCAGTCCACCGACAGACGATCAGAAAGGCGCACCATGTTCTTCCACCGACAGGAGCTCCAGTTCTCCGCGACACCCGAGGCCCCGGATGCCGTCTACGCGCGAAAGCTGCAGGAGGTGCTCGGCGGACAGTACGGCGAGATCACCGTCGCGCTGCAGTACCAGTTCCAGGCCTGGAACATGCACATCCCCGGCAAGTACCGCGACCTGGTGTTCGGCATCGGCGCCGAGGAGATGGGGCACGTCGAGATGCTCGCCGTCATGATCGCGCAGCTGCTCGAGAAGGCGCCGCTCGGCATCACAGAGGATGCCGTGCAGGATGACCCGACCGTGGCCGCCATCGTCGGCGGGACCGACGTGCAGCAGGGCATCGTCGCAGGCGCCGGGGCGCGCCCGGTCGACAGCAACGGCAACCCGTGGCAGGGCTCGTACATCACGTCGAGCGGCAATCTGCTCGCCGACTTCATGGCCAACGCCAACGCCGAGATGCAGGGCCGAGTGCAGGTCGCCCGGCTGTACCACATGACCGATGACCACGGCATCCGGGACATGCTCGGCTTCCTGCTCGCCCGCGACACGATGCACCAGAACCAGTGGCTCGCCGCGGTCGAGGAGCTCAAGGCGGAGGGAGCCGAGGAACTGCCCGTGCCCAGCAACTTCCCACTGAACAAGGAGCACCGCGAGGTCTCGTACCAGTACCTCAACTTCAGCGACGGAGCGGCGGCCGCCGAGGGGTCCTGGGCGAGCGGGCCGACGCCGGACGGCAAGGGCGAGTTCAGCTACCACGACGGCCCGACGACGACGGCGGTCATGCCGCCGCCCACCCGTCCCGACGCGCGGTTCTACGGCACGACAGACATGCCGAACGTCGTCGAGAAGGTCGCCGGCGCCGCCCAGGACGCGATGAACAAGGAGTGACGCGAAAACGTCGGATGCTCGTGCTCCCTCTCGGTCGGACGCGGATCCGGCCGAGAGGGCATGGGCGCCTCAGTTGCCGAAGCGGAACTCCATCACGCCGCGTCACCGAAAGGCATTTCGCACCACCGATAACCTGAAGCCGTGCCCAACCTGGATGACCGGACCGTCTATCCGTGCCCATGCTGCGGTCATCTCACTCTTGGTCAGCCGCCAGGATCGTACGAACTGTGCCCTGTGTGCTTCTGGGAGGACGATGCCGTCCAACTCCGATGGCCCACATACGCGGGTGGAGCCAATCGCCCCTCCCTCATCGATTCCCAGCGCGCTTATGCGCTGTTCGGAGCAATGGAGGACCGATTCGTCAAGCACGTCCGGCCGGCTTCGGAAGAGGAACAGATGGATGCCGGTTGGCGGCCGATCGACCTCGAGCAGGATGCATTCGAAGCCAAGGGCCACCGCGACGCAGAGTGGCCCGACGACCTCACGACCTTGTACTGGTGGCGTCCGAACTACTGGCGTTCGGCCCGGTAGAAGCCGAGATGCAGGAGCGCGATCCGATCAGTTGTTGAAGCGGAACTCCACGACGTCGCCGTCCTGCATGACGTAGTCCTTGCCCTCGAGGCGGGCCTTGCCCTTGGCGCGGGCCTCGACGACGGAACCGGTCTCGACGAGGTCGTCGAACGAGACGATCTCCGCCTTGATGAAGCCCTTCTCGAAGTCGGTGTGGATGACTCCGGCGGCCTGCGGCGCCTTCGACCCCTTGGGGATCGTCCAGGCACGCGCCTCCTTCGGACCGGCGGTCAGGTACGTCTGCAGGCCGAGCGTGTCGAACCCGGTGCGGGCGAGCTGGTCGAGGCCGGACTCGTCCTGGCCGGTCGAGGCGAGCAGCTCCGCGGCGTCCTCGGGATCGAGGTCCTTGAGCTCCGACTCGATCTTCGCGTCGAGGAAGATCGCCTTCGCGGGAGCGACGAGCGCGGCCAGCTCCTCCTTGCGGGCGGTGTCGGTGAGCACGCCCTCATCGACGTTGAACACGAAGATGACCGGCTTCGAGGTGAGGAGTCCGAGCTCGCGGATTGGACTCAGGTCGAGTCCGCTGGTGGAGAGCAGGACGCCGCGCTCCAGAGCATCCTTCGCGGCCTTCGCCGTCTCGAGCACGACGGGCTCGATCTTCTTGCCCCGAACTTCCTTCTCGTACCGTGTGATCGCCCGGTCGACGGTCTCGAGGTCGGCGAGCATGAGCTCGGCGTTGATGGTCTCCATGTCGGATGCGGGGTTCACGGCCCCGTCGACGTGCACGACCTCGTCATCGGCGAAGCCGCGGACGACCTGCGCGATCGCGTCGGCCTCGCGGATGTTCGCGAGGAACTTGTTGCCCAGGCCTTCGCCCTCGCTCGCACCGCGCACGATGCCGGCGATGTCGACGAACGACACCGCCGCGGGCAGGATGCGCTCGCTGTGGAAGATCTCGGCGAGCTTGTCGAGACGCGGGTCGGGCAGGTTCACCACGCCGACGTTCGGCTCGATCGTCGCGAACGGATAGTTCGCCGCGAGCACGTCGTTCTTGGTCAGGGCGTTGAAGAGGGTGGACTTGCCGACATTGGGCAGGCCGACGATTCCGATAGTGAGAGCCACGGGGTACGAGTCTACCCGCCGGCCGGACCCCGCCCGTCAGCTCTTGCGGCTGCGGAAGGCCCTCGTCACATACGGCAGGTCGATCGTCGCGTCGCCGTCGAGACCAAGCTCGTCGAACAGCGCATCCATATCGTGCCGGATGCGCAGCTTCTCGTCGTCCGACGCGGTGATGATGTAGCTGCGGGAGGCGGCCATCCGGTGCAGCAGCTCCCGCGTGATCGGACGCACCCACTCCCACGACTGCTCCTCGAGCGCCCCCATCGGCGGCGCGACCTCGGGTCCCCCTTCTGCGAGCATGACCTCGGCGTGGCTGCCGTGCATGATCGCGGTGAGGCGGCGCACCCACTCCACGCATTCGTCGCGGATGTTCCAGATCAGTCCGAGCACACCCCCGTCGCGCAGCACACGCCCGATCTCCGCCGAGCCGCGCACCGGATCGACCCAGTGCCACGCCTGGCCGAGCACGACGGCGTCGAGACTGGCGTCCGGGAGGGGCAGCCTCTCGGCGGTTCCGAGGAACGTCGGCACCCCGGGGATCGCTCCGCGCAGCGTGGCGAGCATCTCGGCATCCGGATCCACGGCGACGATCTCGGCATCGGGCGCCTTGGCGAGGACGCGCGTGAGCTTGCCGGTCCCGGCGCCGACATCGGCGATGCGGCGCGAGTCGGCGGGCAGCGGCTCCAGCATCCAGGCCACGGCCTCGAACGGGTAGTCGGGGCGACCGAGCTCGTAGTTGTGCGCCTCGGCACCGAAGGATGTCGACAGTCCATCGCTCATGTCGCCAGCCTACGGCGCGTCCTCCTCGCGGCCCGAGCGCCGCGGGAGAGAGTGGAGTCGTGCCCCTGGACTTCACCGCGATCGACTTCGAGACGGCGAACTCCAGCCCCGCCTCCGCGTGCTCCGTCGGACTCGTGCGCGTCCGCGACGGCCGGGTCGTCGCCACGGCCGGATGGCTGATCCGCCCACCCGTGGGGCACGACGAGTTCCAGGAATGGAACGTGCGGATCCA is a window from the Microbacterium sp. LWO14-1.2 genome containing:
- a CDS encoding alpha/beta hydrolase, producing the protein MTDTQIFEPDGRAIPFADEGDGPVKLVLIQEQGLAADVLGVAAHYLAEEAGFHVLRIGHRAGDATLEDRVEDAVAVIDHVGIDDTWVGGHGFGGTIARALVAAHTDRANGLLLLGVEDIDIPVAPAIPVLIVQGTEDTDTPPANAEALQASVPDRSSIKTIAGDHLFPMHHPIETGVIIEEYLDWD
- a CDS encoding manganese catalase family protein, yielding MFFHRQELQFSATPEAPDAVYARKLQEVLGGQYGEITVALQYQFQAWNMHIPGKYRDLVFGIGAEEMGHVEMLAVMIAQLLEKAPLGITEDAVQDDPTVAAIVGGTDVQQGIVAGAGARPVDSNGNPWQGSYITSSGNLLADFMANANAEMQGRVQVARLYHMTDDHGIRDMLGFLLARDTMHQNQWLAAVEELKAEGAEELPVPSNFPLNKEHREVSYQYLNFSDGAAAAEGSWASGPTPDGKGEFSYHDGPTTTAVMPPPTRPDARFYGTTDMPNVVEKVAGAAQDAMNKE
- the ychF gene encoding redox-regulated ATPase YchF, whose protein sequence is MALTIGIVGLPNVGKSTLFNALTKNDVLAANYPFATIEPNVGVVNLPDPRLDKLAEIFHSERILPAAVSFVDIAGIVRGASEGEGLGNKFLANIREADAIAQVVRGFADDEVVHVDGAVNPASDMETINAELMLADLETVDRAITRYEKEVRGKKIEPVVLETAKAAKDALERGVLLSTSGLDLSPIRELGLLTSKPVIFVFNVDEGVLTDTARKEELAALVAPAKAIFLDAKIESELKDLDPEDAAELLASTGQDESGLDQLARTGFDTLGLQTYLTAGPKEARAWTIPKGSKAPQAAGVIHTDFEKGFIKAEIVSFDDLVETGSVVEARAKGKARLEGKDYVMQDGDVVEFRFNN
- a CDS encoding DUF4190 domain-containing protein, yielding MTHVDTAPRTNTLALIAFIAAFVMPLAGLILSVFARRQLDDPRNSETGRGLARWAMVIGVLGTLTHGLFLVFWLTMFFQAVG
- a CDS encoding M20/M25/M40 family metallo-hydrolase, whose amino-acid sequence is MDDTEPRAADDRASDGFASYLEDAAGDIVDRLSAWVMIPSVSADPDRRMDMTRSAHWIAGEMRDAGLETTLLPTGDSFAVFGERLVDPEAPTILVYSHHDVRHAKPEEWSETEPFTAVLRDGRLYGRGASDAKGQVLAHVWGLRAFDACGELPLNVKLLIDGEEEIGSPNLEALLREHRDRLGCDAIVFSDTIQWRDDAPAPVTSMRGTLTATLTVMGPERDVHSGVASGVTLNPSLVLARILAGMHDDSDRIAIPGFYDGVAAVSPDRRRELGELPFDEDVWLERSETRVVTGEAGYTVPERLWVRPAVEVISLLAGDPTGIERSVIPREATASLSIRTVPDQRNHDIADRLREYVAAAMPTGAAYELTVDERIAQEPYTAPRGAMLDALELALARGYGTEVRGRMGNAGGGPAELLSRELDAPVSFLGTGLPEDHWHASDESVDVRMLLQGAATIAHLWQEIARRGRSALRE
- a CDS encoding class I SAM-dependent methyltransferase, which codes for MSDGLSTSFGAEAHNYELGRPDYPFEAVAWMLEPLPADSRRIADVGAGTGKLTRVLAKAPDAEIVAVDPDAEMLATLRGAIPGVPTFLGTAERLPLPDASLDAVVLGQAWHWVDPVRGSAEIGRVLRDGGVLGLIWNIRDECVEWVRRLTAIMHGSHAEVMLAEGGPEVAPPMGALEEQSWEWVRPITRELLHRMAASRSYIITASDDEKLRIRHDMDALFDELGLDGDATIDLPYVTRAFRSRKS
- a CDS encoding CPCC family cysteine-rich protein; its protein translation is MPNLDDRTVYPCPCCGHLTLGQPPGSYELCPVCFWEDDAVQLRWPTYAGGANRPSLIDSQRAYALFGAMEDRFVKHVRPASEEEQMDAGWRPIDLEQDAFEAKGHRDAEWPDDLTTLYWWRPNYWRSAR